The DNA region TGACTGAGATTTTTGATGTACTGACCTAAATAATTTACAAAACCTAAAAATCTCTGAAGTTCCTTCACATTTGTTGGTGGACACATATCTTCTATCGCTTTTACTTTTGATTCTTGCGGACGTAACCCTTGTGTACTTATTATTTGACCCATGAATTTGACCGATTTTTGACAAAATTGTGTTTTGTCTTTATTTAGTTTTAGACCAATAGTTTTAACCCTTTCTAAAAACATCATTACAATTCTATCATGTTCTTCCTTGGTTTCAGCATGTAttaaaatatcatcaatgtaAACGACCAAATTAGGGATGTCTAGTAATAAATTCTGAAGAGCATGTTGGAATTCTTCTGATGCTGTTGTAATTCCATATGGCATTCTTAGAAAGCGATATATTCCGAACTCAGTATTGAAAGCTGTTAATTTTGAACTTTCCTTATCTAACTTTAACGACCAAAATCCATTGCTTGCATCaaatacagaaaaatatttAGAGCCACTTAGTTCAGATGTCAATGATTCTAATGTGGGTATGTTACGCTTGGGtctaataatatgtttatttataTATCTGGGATCTAGACAAAttcttaaatttttatttggtttCTCTACACAAACTAATGAACTGACAAACTTGCAAGGTTCTTCTACCTTTTCAATGATTCCATTTCTAACCATAAAATCAAGCTCTGCCTtaaatctttcttttaatttaaaaGGTATTTTTCTTGGTGGATCTACGTGTCCCTCAACAttttgttcaatatttattttgtgTTCGCCTGGTAATAAGCCAATTCCTTCAAAGACTTTATTATATTTGACTAAAATATTCTGATCAAAATTATTTGACAAAGTGTTATCGTTAGTGGTAAATAGTTTCTTTATTAAACCTAATTCTTCACTCGTTTTGAGACCTAATATAGTTTTCTGATTTAATTCAGTTACTAGAAAATCAATTTCATATGTTTTGTCTAACGGTATTTTACAACTAATAGAGATTTTTCCTAAGACTGGTATTTTGTTTCCACAATATGACATTAATTGTGCACTCGACTGTTGAATTCTGGATAAAGGTAATTTTAGAAAATTTAAAGTATTTTTAGACATGATATTAACTTGGGAACCAGTATCTATCTGACAATTTAAATTACAATTATTGACCAAAATCACGATGTCCCATGAATTGACATTTTGATTACTTGTAATTTTACCAACAAAAAGAGAATTTTCTcccaaattttccaaatattcaatattctttATATTATTATGCCTTGATACATAGTTACCTCCATTGCTTTGTGGAGCCGATCTGCACATGATGGCATAATGATTGGGTTTACCACACTTTTTGCAAATTTGACCTGTTGCTGGACATTTGTGATGATGTACCTGACCACATCTTGGACATTTGTTCCTTTGCTGATCTGAAACCCTGCTACCTGGTCGACCATAATTCTTTCCTCTTCTGTCGTTGGTTTTCTTGGGCTGCGACTTGACTTGTAGTACAACACTCTGCGATTCCAGCTCTTGAAGATGTTGTCGACTTGTTTCTAGGTTCTGAGCTGTTTCAattgttttttccaatttcacgtCCCCCAATTCCAGAAGTCTTTCCTTGATGAATGAGAACCTTGAGTGTAAGTTACAAATGAGTATGTCTCTAATTATATTTTCTGCTTCCTTGAATTCACAGGTTCTTGCCAAATTGCGAAGTTGCATGATGAAATCATTTATTGTCTGATTTTCTGCTTGTTtgcagttgaaaaatttatgtCTTTCCATAGTAACAttctttttcggagaaaaatGATTGTCGAACTTTAGAATTATATCTTGATATttgattttgtctatctcaacTCCAAAGGACATGAATATGGGTATTGCATTAGGTCCCATGTGGTGTAGAAGTAAGGACACTAACCTGCTTTCTTCTGTTTCGTCCAGTGCTGATGCCttcagaaaaattgaaaaatgcagtttccattttttccatTCATTGTCGAGATTCGTTGATGAGAAATTTAATGTTGGTAAACTTGAACCATACATCGGATTACTTTGGATATGTGTTGGCGTGGACGGAGACGACGGCGTGGCCATTTTTAGTATATGCTTCCTTTTCTTAATTTCTTCTGAAATTCGTTTTCACACCTGACACCATGTGATGTTTAACCACAGCTTGACTTCAATTAAACGATGATTtacgtttttgatattttattttagACTTATTACAAATTTCCTTATTATTATACGACTACGACTATCATTCTTTAACGTCTTTATCTACACTGACTGTCTACAGCGCCGGTCCCGTCGGCTACCCTTGCCTACTCGACATTCGCGGTCACTGAACATCATTTCTTGTTCTTCACTTAACTGTCACTCTCACAacagtaaataaaattccgatgTATCTCAAACTTGTCTTTTTTTATAGTCACTTCACATTGACATTAAATTACCACTATTGTCATCAAGGGACctactattatttttcaaacaaatttctAAGGGtgtgataaatatataaattcaacaaaacataacaatgtcgtatggaaaacattgtatggtgaagaactgtggaaacTGCTGTTTGGGATTCTcgaaatataagttttttaaatttaccgaagaaaatggaaacgaaagtattgaaactcgtacaatgtgactcggatgttgattgatttttattttcagtgctctgaaGTGGATAGAATTTTGTGGGCGTCAAAACATTAACTTGAGTAAAAGCCACACCACATGCAGTGAACATATTACCCAAGATTATAGAGTTGGgcactataatctttgcattttactttaAGTCAATTTAAAGCTTTTCATCCACGTAAGttgctgtatgcaggaagcatcccatgcATGAAAGGGCCACCAAAGGAACCACATGCGATGGAGGGCGAGCATTTTGAAACTGATATatcgaatactgatggtaagtcttcctagatatctgcaatgcattACTGAATGCATTACTCATTCATCATATATTGAatgcatatctttttcaaatgCAGAAAGCATTCCCTTCATGGAGGGGCCACATCAGATGGAAAGCGAGTAGATTGAGAGTGTTACgacaaatactgatggtaagtcatccCTTATTCgatatattgaattaattaatcTGGTATCAAATTAGATTaccctttttcagatattcttttGAGTGTACCTGAAATAAGTTCTCACACTCTGCAGAGTACTTCCAAGTCTTTCCacagaagtgatagaaagatcagaaaactgaaaacaacaatcaactccttgcgatgcaaaatatatatatatatatattttgcgTCATTACAAGTAACACTCCTCACTTGACGAATATTTTTGTTGTTCCAAGGTATAAAAGAGTGGTATTTAACTTCATCTAGAACTctaagaatatttatttggcaatctgtaatagatatatgaaaagtAAGTTGATATTGAACTTTTGATATGATAAGTatcatcatcatatatcaagatttctgaattaactataaattttctttcagtgaatacagagagtacctaatttattgaaattttgaaaacaaatcaaaAGAAGTGGCGGATTTTATTCCCAGAAGATAAGCCAGATATACGAAATCATTCAGAGCTTAGCAGCCTAAAAAATACTTTATAATTGGCCTTTTACCTAGGTTAGTCTATAAAATATTGGGAACAAAATATTCCAGGAAAGTATTTCACAAAAGGGTTAGCACAGATGAATTGATGTGTATGCAGAGAAGAGAATAATGACCAACCTGTAATAAAATACTGCTATGGGGATTGTGAAACTGTGGATCCATATGGAATGTGTCTGGTAGACCATTGTTCCTGGCCTTTATTTCTACAGCGTTTGTACAGGTGATAAGaaatggaatgaatattttctcaaaatgtaaatacatacataatattgtgtaatttagttgtattaaatattcttgaaaagatGCACTGTTTCATTGGAAAGGTGTATTCActatat from Coccinella septempunctata chromosome 1, icCocSept1.1, whole genome shotgun sequence includes:
- the LOC123322656 gene encoding uncharacterized protein LOC123322656, whose product is MATPSSPSTPTHIQSNPMYGSSLPTLNFSSTNLDNEWKKWKLHFSIFLKASALDETEESRFSFIKERLLELGDVKLEKTIETAQNLETSRQHLQELESQSVVLQVKSQPKKTNDRRGKNYGRPGSRVSDQQRNKCPRCGQVHHHKCPATGQICKKCGKPNHYAIMCRSAPQSNGGNYVSRHNNIKNIEYLENLGENSLFVGKITSNQNVNSWDIVILVNNCNLNCQIDTGSQVNIMSKNTLNFLKLPLSRIQQSSAQLMSYCGNKIPVLGKISISCKIPLDKTYEIDFLVTELNQKTILGLKTSEELGLIKKLFTTNDNTLSNNFDQNILVKYNKVFEGIGLLPGEHKINIEQNVEGHVDPPRKIPFKLKERFKAELDFMVRNGIIEKVEEPCKQSNSSSVELQRRKHAVEVAKIKQAIEMKKLEDKLQLLELEQKVFETQVSDDVERSSVRSLHSSRSQTQNVPDNTPRRKMDLVEEAPRLTIPDKRPMRSPEPSDIERLCHTISEAVKSEMMIKLQKCLKGEAKLAVSGMMISPDNVDSVLKILEMRFGRPDLIIDGLISNVKAVTPIREHNIETNRKISFQLIITVGKYRSKEH